Proteins encoded within one genomic window of Mya arenaria isolate MELC-2E11 chromosome 13, ASM2691426v1:
- the LOC128215487 gene encoding toll-like receptor 4 gives MSDLILIILLCSFLAIGHCQYMESPNMSCEIPKTSRKSRCGTSDPCWCYYSSILTVDCSGSNLEKVPHGLPTETVILILRNNSINTTEKGSFARFTNLTCLDLSSNKIGTIKTGSFMNSLFLRTLLLSENNITYFGKGVLSTHNYLETLDVRRNLRKAKTSYPCKIQQETQKATNLQELSIDGSPCTANLSFSHLTSLILGGDETLCDINTILSSMFTQLPSLRKLQLRNCQIQRVENGSFSNLKNLRFLDLSSNPYLTFSAMPNFTFGLIPTNISFLNISNLHTTFGDCTILTASDLEYLSKTSIEHLYLDSNRINNMEIEAVRFIPKQLKTLSVVDNKLALGHYVVQIFANIVTKELFSDLETIWFSHQHKDHRFRHFYLVNDVFQRKLSHNANITNRAMLYSDPKRSSRTRYLRSMTDNNARKLKNESFKDDLLDDFTSSIDFQIRNGLCDNCRNVSNSIPRIPLPAAVRHVDAKDLKVRTTIRSSCFCQPNNIQTVNLSTNVLHTWNGPILGLDKLKELHLDDNSCFEIAQNAFHNMANLEILNMAQNYLGYVFKNDNEGILLSRLKKLKYLDLSSNKIKQLPTGVFIGLVGLQQLLLRDNILESVSFEANHMQHLKFIDLTLNMIKTISPDTLTLFTKVIVGNNFSIALKNNNFCCTCKYVYLVKWFSETKVTAFQELNQYKCTFDNGSKGYLSNAHQIYKTLNKQCANYLPLIVSTSISLFIILVIITCSFVYRYRWDLRYMYYSAKYRFKGDVPVNHEYGDYEFDAFVSYAEKDAVFVRQRLVPELESIRSLRLSVHDRDFLAGNMINENIIHAITSSRKTLIIMSPNFLASSWCVYEMNMARMETIKTGRDVLCVVLKENVQTNGLPLEILDVFRERTYLELPVEEGDLEDQFWDRLADAVCQ, from the coding sequence ATGTCGgacttaattttaataatattgctCTGCTCGTTCTTGGCCATCGGTCATTGTCAGTACATGGAATCGCCAAATATGTCATGTGAAATTCCTAAGACTTCCAGAAAATCAAGATGCGGAACGAGTGACCCATGCTGGTGTTACTATTCATCTATATTAACTGTAGATTGTTCTGGCTCGAATCTTGAAAAAGTTCCGCACGGattaccaacagagactgttATATTAATTTTGCGGAACAATTCAATAAATACCACTgagaagggctcgttcgctcGTTTCACCAATCTAACTTGCTTAGATTTATCATCGAACAAGATTGGGACAATAAAGACTGGTTCCTTTATGAACAGTTTGTTTCTACGAACACTCCTTTTAAGTGAAAACAATATCACGTATTTTGGCAAAGGCGTTCTTTCAACCCACAATTACTTAGAAACACTGGATGTTAGAAGGAATTTAAGGAAAGCTAAAACGAGTTATCCATGTAAAAtccaacaagagacacaaaagGCTACAAATCTACAAGAGTTGTCAATAGATGGATCTCCATGTACCGCGAACCTCAGCTTTTCACACCTTACATCGCTTATTCTTGGAGGAGACGAAACATTGTGTGATATAAACACTATTCTATCAAGTATGTTCACTCAGCTACCAAGTCTCCGCAAACTGCAGCTACGCAATTGTCAAATCCAAAGGGTCGAGAATGGTAGTTTCTCTAATCTGAAAAATTTACGCTTTCTTGATTTGTCCTCAAACCCTTATCTTACGTTTTCAGCGATGCCAAATTTCACATTTGGATTGATTCCCACCAACATAAGTTTTCTGAATATCTCAAACTTGCACACAACCTTTGGTGACTGCACCATATTAACGGCATCAGATCTTGAATACCTTTCAAAAACAAGCATCGAACATTTGTACCTCGATTCCAATCGAATCAACAACATGGAAATAGAGGCAGTTCGGTTTATTCCAAAGCAGTTGAAGACGTTATCGGTGGTTGACAACAAATTAGCTCTGGGACATTACGTGGTTCAGATTTTCGCCAATATTGTTACTAAAGAACTATTTTCTGATTTGGAAACAATTTGGTTTTCGCATCAGCACAAAGACCATCGATTTagacatttttatttagtgAACGACGTGTTTCAACGTAAACTGTCCCACAATGCAAACATCACAAATAGGGCAATGTTATATTCGGACCCAAAGCGATCTTCAAGAACACGATATTTGCGCTCGATGACGGATAACAATGCTAGAAAACTGAAGAATGAATCCTTTAAAGACGACCTATTGGACGATTTTACTTCATCTATTGATTTCCAGATCAGGAATGGTCTATGCGATAATTGTCGAAATGTTTCAAATTCAATCCCAAGGATACCTCTTCCGGCGGCCGTGCGACATGTGGATGCAAAAGATCTTAAAGTACGTACTACAATACGCAGCTCCTGTTTTTGTCAGCCAAATAATATCCAGACCGTTAATCTTTCTACCAACGTTTTACATACTTGGAACGGACCAATACTAGGTCTAGATAAACTGAAAGAATTGCATTTGGACGATAACTCTTGTTTTGAAATTGCCCAAAATGCATTTCACAACATGGCCAATCTAGAAATTCTGAACATGGCTCAGAATTATTTGgggtatgtttttaaaaatgacaatgagGGTATCTTATTAAGTAGGCTTAAAAAATTAAAGTACTTGGATCTTTCTTCAAACAAGATCAAACAACTTCCAACGGGAGTGTTTATTGGACTTGTGGGTCTTCAACAGTTGCTTTTGCGAGACAACATTCTCGAAAGCGTCTCATTTGAAGCCAACCATATGCAACATCTTAAATTTATTGACCTAACTTTGAATATGATCAAAACAATAAGTCCTGACACCCTTACGCTTTTTACAAAAGTGATTGTCGGTAACAATTTTTctattgcattgaaaaacaacaacttctgTTGTACttgcaaatatgtttatttggtaaaatgGTTCTCTGAGACCAAGGTCACAGCTTTTCAGGAACTGAACCAGTACAAATGCACATTCGATAATGGGTCGAAAGGATATCTTTCTAATGCACACCAAATATACAAAACACTAAACAAACAATGTGCCAATTACCTGCCCTTGATTGTCTCCACGAGTATTTCGCTCTTCATCATACTCGTCATCATTACATGCAGCTTCGTTTACAGATATAGATGGGACTTACGGTACATGTACTATTCGGCAAAATACCGTTTCAAGGGCGATGTTCCAGTTAACCATGAATACGGTGACTACGAGTTTGACGCATTTGTGTCCTATGCCGAGAAAGATGCCGTCTTTGTCCGCCAGAGGCTTGTTCCCGAGTTAGAATCAATTCGGAGCTTACGTCTGTCGGTCCACGACAGGGATTTTTTGGCcggaaatatgataaatgaaaatattatccACGCAATAACCAGTAGCCGAAAAACCCTCATTATCATGTCACCAAACTTTCTGGCCAGCAGTTGGTGCGTGTACGAAATGAATATGGCTCGCATGGAAACCATTAAAACCGGAAGGGACGTTCTGTGCGTGGTACTCAAAGAGAATGTGCAAACGAATGGACTTCCCTTGGAAATTTTGGACGTGTTCCGCGAAAGGACCTACTTGGAACTTCCGGTCGAAGAAGGTGACTTGGAGGATCAATTTTGGGACAGGCTAGCAGACGCTGTTTGCCAATAG